Sequence from the Azospirillum formosense genome:
CGCCGACGCCCGCCCGCTGTTCGAGGAGGGCGAGAAGATGCAGCTCGCCTACAACGCCCGCAACACGCAGCGCGCCATCGGCACGCGGCTGTCCTCGATGGTGACTCGCAAGTTCGGCATGTTCGGGCTGCAGCCCGGCCACATCACCATCCGCCTGCGCGGCACCGCCGGCCAGTCGCTGGGCGCCTTCGCGGTGCAGGGCATCAAGCTTGAGGTGATGGGCGACGCCAACGACTATGTCGGCAAGGGCCTGTCGGGCGGCACCATCGTCGTCCGTCCGACGACCTCCAGCCCGCTGGAGACCAACAAGAACACGATCATCGGCAACACGGTCCTCTACGGCGCGACGGCGGGCAAGCTGTTCGCCGCGGGCCAGGCCGGCGAGCGGTTCGCCGTCCGCAACTCCGGCGCCACCGTGGTGGTCGAGGGCTGCGGCTCCAACGGCTGCGAGTACATGACGGGCGGCACGGCGGTCATCCTCGGCCGCGTCGGCGACAACTTCGCCGCCGGCATGACGGGCGGCATGGCCTACGTCTACGACGTGGACGACAGCCTGCCGCTCTACATCAACGACGAGAGCGTGATCTTCCAGCGCATCGAGGTCGGCCATTACGAGAGCCAGCTCAAGCACCTGATCGAGGAGCATGTGACGGAGACGCAGAGCCGCTTCGCCGCCGAGATCCTCAACGACTGGGCGCGTGAGGTGACCAAGTTCTGGCAAGTCGTGCCGAAGGAAATGCTCAACCGCCTGGAAGTCCCGGTCCATCTGCCGAAGGCCATCTCGGCGGAGTAAGACCCAAGCAATAAGTCTCAGGTCGATTGTGCATACGCGAACGGCGGTCCGGGGTAACCGGGCCGCCGTTTTTCACGCCCGCCACGGCACGGGCGTCCTTTTCATGGCGCCGGTTCTTGGAATAATCTGGTGCGGAATGGGTTGTTAGGACCGCCTGGGAGCATCCGCAACCACACGGGAGGGCGTCATGCCGGCAGAGGGCGGCTCGCGCATCAACATTCGCTTCGCCACGGCGGCCGACGGGCCGCGCTGCGCCGACATCTTCCTGCACGGGCGCCGCGCCGCCTTTTCCTGGCAACCCGAGGACCGGTTCGGCCTGGACGACTATTACGACTGCGTCGACGGGGAGGAGGTGCTGGTGGCGGAGGCCGGAGGCGGCGTGGTCGGCTTCATCTCCGTCGATGTGGCGGACCGCTTCATCCACAACCTGTTCATCGCTCCGCTGTGGCGGGGGCGGGGCATCGGCAGCGCGCTGCTGCGCGAGGCGCTGACCCTGCTGCGCGGCTCCGCCGAACTGGCCTGCGCCTCGCGCAACGCGGCGGCCCGCGCCTTCTACGAGCACAACGGCTGGACCCCGGTCCCCGGCGCTGAAAGCGGAGGGCATGCGGAGCCTCTGGTGGTCTACCGCAAATCCGCCCTTTGACACCCTCTCGGCACGGTTAATCCATAAGCCGAAGGAGCGGCGTCACAGGCCAAAGCGCAGACTGTTTTCCACGCTCCCCATACGCTACAGTCCGGCCCGGCATGCGGACACTCCATCACCATCCCCTCCATCCCTTGTCCCGCGTCGCGCGGGTGATGCTGGCCGAGAAGGGTCTTCCCTTCGAGTCGGTCATCGAGAAGCCGTGGGAACGGCGCGAGGACTTCCTGATGCTGAATCCCGCCGGCGAGCCGCCGGTGCTGGTGGAGGAGGACGGAACCGTCGTGGCCGGCGGGCTGCCCGTTCTGGAGTATCTGGAGGAGGCCTACCCCGACGTGGCGCTGATGCCGCGGGAGGTGGCGGCCCGCGCCGAGGTGCGCCGGATCGTCGACTGGTTCACCCGGACCTTCGACCGCGAGGTGACCGAGAATCTGGTCGGCGAGAAGCTGATCAAGCGGCTGTCCGGCCAGGGCCACCCCTACGCCCCGGCGATCCGCGCCGGGCTGGCGAACATCCAGTACCACATGGAATACATCGCCTTCCTGTCGGAACGCCGCCCCTGGCTGGCCGGCTCCAGCTTCACGGTGGCCGACATCGCGGCGGCGGCGGCGCTGTCCTGCGTCGATTACGTGGACAACGTGCCGTGGGACAAGGTGCCGGAGGCCAAGGACTGGTACGCGCGGATCAAGTCACGCCCCAGCTTCCGCGGCCTGCTGTCCGACAGCATCCCCGGCTGCCCGCCGCCCCGCCATTACGCCGATCTGGATTTCTGATCCGCCGACTTCGGCGGGAAGGAACGCGGCCCCGGTCAACCCCCGCGTTCTGTCCGACCGGGATAGGCCCCGCCAATGGATGGAACCCCACCCGTACCGGTCTGTTTCGCTTTGGTTGCAGACCGGCTGAGGAGGATGGGGGCATGGCCCAACACGACTACGTCCGTCACACGCTCGATTGCCTGGAGGAGGCGCAAGCGGCCCTGCGGCTTGCCCAACGCAAGGGCCAGATCGCGCCGGAGGACGAGGACCAGCTGTCCCGCCGCCTCGAAGGAATCACCGAACGCATCGCCCAGGTTCAGGAGATGCATTGAGCCGGGCCCGGGCCGCGCCGTCCCCGGCGCGGCCCGCGGCGACCGTCACCCAGCGCCTTACGCCACCCCGGCCATGCGCAGCGCCACGCCGGCCAGCGCGCAGGCGCCCAGGGTAGGCAGCATCCCCGCCTTGAAGCGGAACACCGCCAGCACCGCCACGACGGTCAGCGCCAGCGCCGGCAGGTTGACGCTGGCGAGAACGGGCAGGTCCAGCCCCATCCCAGCGACGGACACCGGCTCCAGCCGGGCGAACAGCGTGTGCAGGGCGAACCACAGCGCCAGATTCAGGATCACCCCGACCACCGCCGCGGTGATCGCCGACAGGGCGCCGCCGAGCATCCGGTTGCCGCGCAGCGCCTCCACATAGGGCGCGCCGAGGAAGATCCACAGGAAGCAGGGCACGAAGGTGACCCAGGTCGTCAGCAGCCCGCCCAGCGCCCCGGCCAGCAGCGGCGGCAGCGCCCCCGGATCGCGCATCGCGCCGAGGAAGCCGACGAACTGCACCACCATGATGAGCGGTCCCGGCGTCGTCTCCGCCATGCCCAGCCCGTCCAGCATCTCGCCGGGATGGAGCCAGCCGTAGGTCTCCACCGCCTGCTGCGCCACATAGGCCAGCACGGCGTAGGCGCCGCCGAAGGTCACCACCGCCATCTTGGAGAAGAAGACGGCGATGCCCGTGAACACGTTGTCCGGCCCCAGCGTCAGCAGCAGAGCCAGCACCGGGCCCAGCCACAGGGCGAGGCACACCGCCCCGACCCGCAGCGACCAGGCGGCGGAGGGGCGCGCGTGGTCCGGCGTCCCCTCGCCCAGAAGGCTGGTCCGGTGGGCGGACGGGTCCGGCCCGTGCGGCACCGGCCGGAAGGCGGCGTGGCCCAGCCGCGCTCCACCCAGCCCGATCAGGGCGGCGGTCAGGATGATCAGGGGGAACGGGACGTCGAAGGCGAAGATCGCCAGGAAGGCCGCCGCCGACAGGGCGACCATCGCCCCGTTCCTCAGCGTGCGCCGCCCGACGCGGACCACCGCCTCCAGCACGACGGCGAGGACCGCCGCCTTCAGCCCGAAGAACAGCCCCTGCACCGCCCCGGTGTGCCCCAGCGTCGCGTAGAGCAGGCTGAGCGCCATGATGGACAGCGCGCCGGGCAGGACGAACAGGACGCCGGCGATCAGCCCGCCCACCGTCCGGTGCATCAGCCAGCCGATGTAG
This genomic interval carries:
- a CDS encoding GNAT family N-acetyltransferase, translating into MPAEGGSRINIRFATAADGPRCADIFLHGRRAAFSWQPEDRFGLDDYYDCVDGEEVLVAEAGGGVVGFISVDVADRFIHNLFIAPLWRGRGIGSALLREALTLLRGSAELACASRNAAARAFYEHNGWTPVPGAESGGHAEPLVVYRKSAL
- a CDS encoding glutathione S-transferase family protein yields the protein MRTLHHHPLHPLSRVARVMLAEKGLPFESVIEKPWERREDFLMLNPAGEPPVLVEEDGTVVAGGLPVLEYLEEAYPDVALMPREVAARAEVRRIVDWFTRTFDREVTENLVGEKLIKRLSGQGHPYAPAIRAGLANIQYHMEYIAFLSERRPWLAGSSFTVADIAAAAALSCVDYVDNVPWDKVPEAKDWYARIKSRPSFRGLLSDSIPGCPPPRHYADLDF
- the chrA gene encoding chromate efflux transporter → MTQADSANAPGVDTAGHGVSLWEAVRVWARIAALSFGGPAGQIAMMHRVVVDEKRWIGEERFLHALNYCMLLPGPEAQQLAVYIGWLMHRTVGGLIAGVLFVLPGALSIMALSLLYATLGHTGAVQGLFFGLKAAVLAVVLEAVVRVGRRTLRNGAMVALSAAAFLAIFAFDVPFPLIILTAALIGLGGARLGHAAFRPVPHGPDPSAHRTSLLGEGTPDHARPSAAWSLRVGAVCLALWLGPVLALLLTLGPDNVFTGIAVFFSKMAVVTFGGAYAVLAYVAQQAVETYGWLHPGEMLDGLGMAETTPGPLIMVVQFVGFLGAMRDPGALPPLLAGALGGLLTTWVTFVPCFLWIFLGAPYVEALRGNRMLGGALSAITAAVVGVILNLALWFALHTLFARLEPVSVAGMGLDLPVLASVNLPALALTVVAVLAVFRFKAGMLPTLGACALAGVALRMAGVA